The Aliiroseovarius pelagivivens genome contains a region encoding:
- a CDS encoding segregation and condensation protein A: MSETEEFQEDAMSVSERLAAEALIVDVEGFEGPLDLLLTLSRTQKVDLRKISVLELSVQYLAFVEQARHLRIELAADYLVMAAWLAFLKSRLLLPPDPTEEGPSGEELAAHLAFQLERLQGMRDAAAKLMARDQLGRDFFARGVPEDVTRVRRVTYTATLLDLMQGYARIRTKDEFRPFVMDRDAVMTMEQALDRMRGLINYAGDWTELTSYLPEGWEIEPAKRRSAMAANFAATLEMAKRGELELRQGDSFSPIQIRRKSNDG, encoded by the coding sequence ATGAGCGAGACTGAAGAGTTTCAAGAAGATGCAATGTCAGTGTCCGAGCGGTTGGCCGCCGAGGCGCTGATCGTTGACGTCGAGGGGTTTGAAGGCCCGCTCGATCTTCTTCTGACGCTGTCTCGGACCCAGAAGGTGGACCTGCGCAAGATCTCGGTGCTGGAGCTTTCGGTTCAATATCTGGCTTTCGTGGAACAGGCGCGGCATCTGAGGATCGAATTAGCTGCCGATTATCTGGTGATGGCGGCGTGGCTTGCCTTCTTGAAATCACGCTTGCTGTTGCCGCCTGATCCCACCGAAGAGGGGCCGTCGGGTGAAGAACTTGCCGCCCACCTTGCTTTCCAGTTGGAACGCCTTCAGGGCATGCGCGACGCCGCTGCCAAGCTGATGGCGCGCGACCAGTTGGGACGCGATTTCTTTGCACGCGGTGTACCCGAAGATGTGACCCGTGTGCGTCGTGTGACCTATACCGCGACGCTTCTGGACCTGATGCAGGGCTATGCCCGGATCCGCACTAAGGATGAGTTCCGCCCCTTCGTCATGGACCGCGACGCGGTGATGACGATGGAGCAGGCACTGGACCGGATGCGCGGGTTGATCAACTATGCGGGCGACTGGACCGAGCTGACTTCCTATCTTCCCGAAGGGTGGGAGATCGAACCCGCCAAACGACGCTCGGCTATGGCCGCAAATTTCGCCGCCACGTTGGAAATGGCCAAACGCGGCGAGCTTGAACTTAGACAGGGCGACTCGTTCTCGCCCATTCAAATCCGCAGGAAATCGAATGACGGATGA
- a CDS encoding NAD(P)/FAD-dependent oxidoreductase: MKTHWHTIIIGAGAAGLFAAPYAAKAGATLVIDHAKKPGEKIRISGGGRCNFTNMYAEPKNFVGQNPHFHKSALARFSQWDFVELVDQAGIAWHEKTLGQLFCDGKSTQIVEMLTTRLAQAGAEMSMETAVNAVTQIEDGFRLDTSKGSFTCQNLVISTGGKSIPKMGATGFAYDVARQFGHKIIETNAGLVPFTFPDGRFASISGVSLPVRVWNDRASFEEAMLFTHRGLSGPSILQISSYWQPGEAVHIDLIHGLDLREILRAQRQSEGRRQLSTELSRHLPGRLVEHLTTEWAGRFDLTERLADQSDKALDALLGQLSDWEVIPSGTEGYRTAEVTLGGVSTDGLDSKSMMSKTIPGLYFIGECVDVTGWLGGFNFQWAWASAHAAGRHIAEG; this comes from the coding sequence ATGAAGACGCATTGGCATACGATCATCATTGGCGCAGGCGCGGCGGGGCTGTTTGCCGCCCCCTATGCGGCCAAGGCGGGTGCCACGCTGGTCATTGACCACGCCAAGAAACCCGGCGAGAAGATCCGCATCTCGGGTGGCGGGCGCTGTAACTTCACCAACATGTATGCCGAGCCAAAGAATTTCGTGGGGCAAAACCCGCATTTCCACAAATCCGCGTTGGCCCGTTTCAGCCAATGGGATTTTGTCGAACTGGTCGATCAGGCGGGTATCGCGTGGCACGAGAAAACGCTGGGGCAGCTTTTTTGCGACGGGAAGTCCACCCAGATTGTCGAGATGCTGACGACCCGCCTGGCGCAGGCCGGGGCGGAGATGTCGATGGAGACCGCGGTGAATGCGGTCACGCAGATCGAAGACGGTTTCCGACTAGACACCTCGAAGGGTTCGTTTACCTGCCAAAACCTTGTCATTTCGACAGGCGGCAAGTCGATCCCCAAGATGGGTGCCACAGGGTTTGCCTATGATGTTGCACGGCAATTCGGGCACAAGATCATCGAGACAAACGCGGGGCTTGTGCCCTTCACCTTCCCGGATGGGCGTTTTGCGTCTATCTCAGGCGTCTCCCTGCCTGTGCGCGTCTGGAACGACCGCGCCAGCTTTGAAGAAGCGATGCTGTTCACCCATCGCGGCTTGTCCGGCCCGTCGATCCTGCAAATCTCGTCCTATTGGCAACCCGGCGAGGCCGTGCATATCGACCTGATCCATGGGCTTGATCTGCGGGAAATCCTGCGCGCTCAGCGCCAATCGGAAGGACGGCGTCAGCTGTCGACCGAATTGTCCCGCCACCTACCCGGGCGCTTGGTTGAACATCTTACCACAGAGTGGGCGGGGCGTTTCGACCTAACCGAGAGGCTGGCAGATCAATCGGACAAGGCGCTGGATGCGTTGCTGGGGCAATTGTCTGACTGGGAAGTCATACCGTCTGGCACCGAAGGCTATCGCACGGCCGAGGTTACGCTTGGTGGGGTTTCGACCGACGGGCTGGACAGCAAGTCCATGATGTCGAAAACCATCCCCGGTCTCTACTTCATCGGGGAATGCGTCGACGTCACCGGCTGGCTAGGCGGTTTCAATTTCCAATGGGCTTGGGCCAGCGCGCACGCTGCCGGGCGGCATATCGCCGAAGGCTGA
- the argS gene encoding arginine--tRNA ligase, translated as MNLFADIRALVIDALTQMVSEGALPEGLSFDNVAVEPPRDAAHGDMATNAAMVLAKPAKMKPRDIAETLAAKLVEDARIDVAEVAGPGFLNLRLPASVWTGLVEGVLADPGFGRSAMGAGQKVNVEYVSANPTGPLHVGHTRGAVFGDALASLLDFAGHDVTREYYINDGGAQVDVLARSVYLRYLEAHGQEVAFEDGTYPGDYLVPVGEALKNQVGDAYVGKPEADWLVNIREYATEAMMDLIREDLAQLGVKMDVFFSEKSLYGTGRIEGAIKTLEGKGLIYEGVLEPPKGKKPEDWEPREQTLFKSTEHGDDVDRPVKKSDGSWTYFAPDIAYHFDKVERGFDALIDVFGADHGGYVKRMKAAVSALSDGKVPLDVKLTQLVKLWKNGEPFKMSKRAGNFVTLRDVVEQVGSDVTRFVMLTRKNDAPLDFDFDKVLEQSKDNPVFYVQYAHARVRSVLRKAEEQGIALTDTPNLQDEAELAVAKKLAEWPRLVEIAARTHEPHRIAFYLYELASEFHALWNRGNDKPELRFLQDGKNDSSAAKIALPRAVAVVISSGLGILGVTPAEEMR; from the coding sequence ATGAACCTGTTTGCCGATATTCGCGCGCTTGTGATTGATGCCCTGACCCAGATGGTCAGCGAAGGCGCTTTGCCCGAGGGGCTGAGCTTTGACAACGTGGCGGTCGAACCTCCGCGCGATGCGGCGCATGGGGATATGGCAACGAATGCGGCGATGGTTCTGGCAAAACCCGCCAAGATGAAGCCGCGCGACATCGCCGAGACCTTGGCAGCTAAGCTGGTCGAGGATGCCCGCATCGACGTGGCCGAAGTGGCTGGTCCGGGGTTCCTAAACCTGCGCTTGCCTGCATCTGTTTGGACGGGTTTGGTTGAAGGCGTGCTGGCAGATCCAGGCTTTGGCCGGTCAGCCATGGGTGCTGGGCAGAAGGTCAACGTGGAATATGTGTCAGCCAACCCCACGGGACCGCTTCATGTGGGACATACGCGCGGTGCGGTGTTTGGGGATGCTTTGGCCAGTTTGCTGGACTTTGCCGGTCACGACGTGACGCGCGAATACTACATCAACGATGGCGGCGCACAGGTCGATGTGCTCGCCCGCTCGGTGTACCTGCGGTATCTTGAGGCGCATGGCCAAGAGGTGGCGTTCGAGGACGGCACCTATCCCGGCGATTATCTGGTTCCGGTAGGTGAGGCACTGAAAAACCAAGTGGGCGATGCCTATGTGGGCAAGCCCGAAGCTGATTGGCTGGTCAATATTCGTGAGTATGCCACCGAAGCCATGATGGACCTGATCCGCGAAGATCTGGCTCAGTTGGGTGTGAAGATGGATGTCTTCTTCTCTGAGAAATCGCTTTATGGCACGGGCCGGATCGAAGGCGCGATCAAAACGCTTGAAGGCAAAGGCCTGATCTATGAAGGCGTTTTGGAGCCACCCAAGGGCAAAAAGCCCGAGGATTGGGAGCCGCGCGAGCAGACCCTGTTCAAATCGACCGAGCATGGCGACGATGTCGACCGTCCGGTGAAGAAATCTGACGGCAGCTGGACCTATTTTGCGCCGGATATTGCCTATCATTTCGACAAGGTTGAACGCGGCTTTGACGCCTTGATCGACGTGTTTGGCGCCGATCATGGTGGCTATGTGAAGCGGATGAAGGCAGCGGTTTCAGCGCTGTCTGATGGCAAAGTGCCGCTGGACGTCAAGCTGACCCAGCTGGTGAAGCTGTGGAAGAATGGCGAGCCGTTCAAGATGTCCAAGCGGGCGGGCAACTTTGTAACCTTGCGCGATGTGGTCGAGCAGGTGGGATCGGATGTGACCCGCTTCGTGATGCTGACCCGCAAGAACGATGCGCCGTTGGATTTCGATTTCGACAAGGTGTTGGAACAGTCCAAGGACAACCCGGTGTTTTATGTGCAGTATGCCCACGCGCGTGTGCGTTCGGTTCTGCGTAAGGCTGAAGAGCAGGGTATCGCCCTGACCGACACACCAAACCTGCAGGACGAGGCCGAGCTGGCCGTCGCAAAGAAACTGGCCGAATGGCCGCGTTTGGTCGAGATCGCCGCGCGCACCCACGAGCCGCACCGGATCGCGTTCTATCTGTACGAGCTGGCCTCGGAATTCCACGCGCTGTGGAACCGTGGCAACGATAAGCCTGAACTTCGCTTCCTTCAGGATGGCAAGAATGACTCATCGGCGGCAAAAATTGCCCTGCCGCGCGCAGTCGCCGTTGTCATTTCGTCGGGATTGGGTATTTTGGGCGTAACTCCGGCCGAGGAAATGCGCTGA
- the scpB gene encoding SMC-Scp complex subunit ScpB gives MTDDVISDTPSEGQRADAREESLFEAPPMGEQERMVEAILFASTEAVSVKELEGRMPHGCDAAEALVHLRKRYEGRGVSVVKVGDAWAIRTAPDLGYLMQKETVEQRKLSRAAIETLAIIAYHQPVTRTEIEEIRGVSVSRGTIDQLIEMEWIRFGRRRMTPGRPVTFVVTPGFLDHFGLESARDLPGLKELRSAGLLESRPPPGSMPGPSSDDEDESPEGQSELFED, from the coding sequence ATGACGGATGATGTGATCAGTGACACGCCCAGCGAGGGCCAACGCGCAGACGCCCGCGAAGAAAGCCTGTTCGAGGCACCTCCGATGGGCGAACAGGAACGCATGGTGGAAGCCATCCTCTTTGCCTCGACCGAAGCCGTCAGCGTGAAAGAACTGGAAGGCCGCATGCCCCATGGCTGCGACGCGGCCGAGGCCTTGGTCCATCTGCGCAAGCGCTATGAGGGGCGGGGCGTGTCGGTTGTGAAAGTGGGGGATGCTTGGGCCATCCGCACCGCGCCCGACCTTGGATACCTGATGCAGAAAGAGACGGTCGAGCAGCGCAAACTGAGCCGCGCCGCGATCGAAACTTTGGCAATTATCGCATATCATCAACCTGTTACACGTACCGAGATTGAAGAAATCCGGGGCGTGTCTGTCAGCCGTGGAACCATTGACCAATTGATCGAGATGGAATGGATCCGCTTTGGTCGTCGTCGTATGACGCCGGGTAGACCAGTAACTTTCGTGGTCACGCCGGGGTTCCTGGACCATTTCGGTCTGGAAAGCGCCCGTGACCTTCCGGGGCTGAAAGAACTGCGTTCGGCCGGACTGCTGGAAAGTCGTCCGCCGCCCGGATCCATGCCTGGCCCCAGCAGCGATGACGAAGACGAAAGCCCAGAAGGCCAGTCAGAACTGTTCGAGGATTAA
- a CDS encoding 2'-deoxycytidine 5'-triphosphate deaminase, with the protein MKSGVLADHQIRQMITEGGISASSPILNDQIQPASLDLRLGEKAYRVRASFLPGKEATVTDRLSELTMHELSLTGGAVLEKGCVYVIPLMERLNLPEGMTAAASAKSSIGRVDLMTRVITDQGIEFDRVPEGYDGPLYAELCPQSFSVVVQPGQLLNQIIFRQGKTILSDDELRKVHTRSPIVSGEPVISDGLGFSVDLKPAKGDLVGYRAKRHTGVVDLSKLAHYDPAEYWEEVRTTEGRIILDPGAFYILVSREAIAIPPDCAAEMAPYLAMVGEFRVHYAGFFDPGFGYDAAGGTGSRGVLEVRCHEAPFVLEHGQVVGRLVYEKMSEIPEALYGVDIKSNYQGQGLKLSKHFK; encoded by the coding sequence ATGAAATCCGGTGTGCTGGCTGATCATCAGATCCGGCAGATGATCACGGAAGGCGGTATTTCCGCGTCCTCTCCTATCCTGAATGATCAAATCCAACCGGCCTCGCTTGATTTGCGTTTGGGCGAAAAAGCCTATCGCGTGCGCGCATCCTTCCTGCCGGGAAAAGAGGCCACCGTCACCGATCGCCTGTCGGAACTGACCATGCACGAGCTGTCACTGACCGGCGGCGCGGTACTGGAAAAGGGCTGTGTCTATGTGATTCCCCTGATGGAACGGCTGAACCTGCCCGAGGGCATGACCGCCGCTGCCAGTGCCAAAAGCTCGATCGGGCGGGTCGACCTAATGACTCGCGTGATCACCGATCAGGGGATCGAGTTTGACCGCGTCCCCGAAGGTTATGACGGCCCGCTGTATGCTGAACTCTGCCCGCAAAGCTTTTCTGTCGTAGTTCAGCCCGGTCAACTGCTGAACCAGATCATTTTCCGGCAGGGCAAAACGATTCTGTCTGACGACGAACTGCGCAAAGTACATACCCGCAGCCCGATCGTATCGGGCGAGCCTGTCATCTCGGACGGGTTGGGCTTCTCGGTCGATCTGAAACCTGCCAAAGGCGATCTGGTCGGCTATCGCGCCAAGCGCCACACTGGCGTCGTGGACCTGTCAAAACTGGCCCACTACGACCCTGCAGAGTACTGGGAAGAGGTCCGCACAACCGAAGGCCGGATCATCCTTGACCCTGGCGCGTTCTATATCCTTGTCAGCCGCGAGGCGATTGCCATCCCACCCGATTGCGCGGCCGAAATGGCGCCCTATCTGGCCATGGTCGGCGAGTTTCGCGTGCATTACGCGGGCTTCTTCGACCCCGGATTCGGCTATGATGCGGCGGGCGGAACCGGATCACGCGGCGTGTTGGAAGTTCGCTGTCACGAAGCCCCGTTCGTACTGGAGCACGGGCAGGTCGTCGGCCGCTTGGTCTATGAAAAGATGAGTGAAATCCCAGAGGCACTGTATGGCGTCGACATCAAGTCGAACTATCAAGGCCAAGGGCTGAAGCTGTCCAAGCACTTTAAGTAA
- a CDS encoding deoxyguanosinetriphosphate triphosphohydrolase, with amino-acid sequence MLASFATQPGASRGRLHAEGESEFREPYQRDRDRIIHSSGFRRLKHKTQVFVEHEGDYFRTRLTHSIEVAQVARTISGALGLNSHLTEAVALAHDLGHTPFGHTGEDKLDELMTPFGGFDHNAQALKIVTSLERHYANWDGLNLTWETLEGIAKHNGPVTGDLPYALAEYNALHDLELSTHAGAEAQVAALADDIAYNNHDLHDGLRAGLFTMEEIAELPIVGAAISEVDGLYPGLDAGRRRHEALRRVFGVMVEDVLDTSQALLKAADPKTVEDIRALDHAVIRFSPELWSDLKVIRNFLFTRMYRAPSVVEMRTRVTAVVGDLFAQFMAHPMELPDEWCREIEAADGETALARLVSDYIAGMTDRFALQEHARLGLGG; translated from the coding sequence ATGCTTGCCAGCTTTGCAACTCAGCCCGGCGCCAGCCGGGGGCGGCTTCATGCAGAAGGGGAAAGCGAATTTCGCGAGCCCTATCAACGGGATCGAGACCGGATCATCCATTCCTCGGGCTTTCGCAGGCTAAAGCATAAGACGCAGGTGTTCGTGGAACACGAAGGCGACTATTTCCGCACCCGCCTGACCCATTCCATCGAAGTGGCACAAGTGGCGCGCACAATTTCGGGAGCACTAGGTCTAAACTCGCACCTGACCGAAGCCGTGGCGCTGGCGCATGATCTGGGTCACACGCCGTTTGGCCATACCGGCGAGGATAAGCTGGACGAGCTGATGACCCCCTTTGGCGGGTTCGATCATAACGCGCAGGCGCTGAAGATCGTGACGTCCTTGGAGCGGCACTATGCCAATTGGGACGGGCTGAACCTGACATGGGAGACGCTGGAAGGGATTGCAAAGCACAATGGCCCGGTGACCGGCGATCTGCCTTACGCATTGGCCGAGTATAACGCACTACACGATCTGGAGCTGTCCACCCATGCCGGGGCCGAAGCGCAGGTGGCTGCACTGGCGGATGACATCGCCTATAACAACCACGACCTGCATGACGGGCTGCGGGCCGGGCTGTTCACGATGGAAGAAATCGCCGAGCTGCCTATTGTGGGCGCTGCGATTTCCGAGGTGGACGGGCTCTATCCCGGTCTGGATGCGGGACGAAGGCGGCACGAGGCGCTGCGCCGCGTCTTTGGCGTGATGGTCGAGGATGTACTGGACACGTCGCAGGCCTTGTTGAAAGCGGCCGACCCCAAAACGGTCGAAGACATTCGCGCGCTGGATCACGCGGTCATTCGCTTTTCGCCCGAACTGTGGAGCGATCTGAAAGTGATCCGCAATTTCCTGTTCACCCGCATGTATCGCGCACCCTCGGTGGTCGAGATGCGCACCCGCGTCACTGCCGTGGTCGGGGATCTATTCGCCCAATTCATGGCGCACCCGATGGAGCTTCCCGACGAGTGGTGCCGCGAGATCGAGGCCGCTGATGGCGAGACCGCTTTGGCGCGCTTGGTGTCGGATTATATCGCGGGCATGACCGATCGTTTCGCGCTTCAGGAACATGCGCGTTTGGGGCTGGGCGGGTAG
- a CDS encoding SPOR domain-containing protein → MAEANWGHGAPHTAYQNHPDYGHRPVAAPAAGSAYVHPAHGGPARQPAQMQADYAGYEEAPYADPGYDTQSAAPTAPYGGGAGGLLNYAGAAVSLALIVGLGVWGYKLAMRDVTGIPVVRALEGPMRVQPENPGGQSADHQGLAVNAVQAEGEASAPADRLVLAPEPASLSDDDASVAAVARADTDLTVPAAAIQAYVTEPVLDVDPVAAALAIAAQIAADAPLLGTTAETELTEVVASIAPTVVPMPSVADVETPEAPATSGVKIIPASVPGVSKSLRPVVRPVDLNTKVSAPVSSDTPAAKEVDPSTLAPGTRLVQLGAFDSAEVAREQWGVLSARFEDYMGGKTRVIEKAQTGGKTFYRLRVMGFTDLADSRRFCSVLMAEKAACIPVVTR, encoded by the coding sequence ATGGCAGAAGCAAATTGGGGGCATGGCGCCCCACATACGGCGTATCAAAATCATCCTGACTATGGGCATCGGCCCGTAGCGGCCCCAGCAGCGGGATCGGCCTATGTGCATCCCGCGCATGGTGGTCCAGCCCGGCAGCCTGCGCAAATGCAGGCCGATTATGCGGGCTACGAGGAAGCGCCCTATGCCGATCCGGGCTACGATACCCAGTCTGCCGCGCCGACCGCACCATATGGTGGGGGTGCCGGGGGGCTGCTGAACTACGCAGGTGCCGCCGTGTCGCTTGCTCTGATCGTCGGTCTTGGTGTTTGGGGCTACAAGCTGGCCATGCGCGATGTGACCGGCATTCCAGTTGTACGTGCCCTTGAAGGGCCGATGCGTGTGCAGCCTGAAAATCCGGGCGGTCAATCTGCCGATCATCAGGGCTTGGCCGTAAACGCCGTACAGGCTGAAGGCGAGGCATCCGCCCCCGCAGATCGCCTTGTTTTGGCACCCGAGCCCGCTTCGCTATCCGATGATGATGCATCAGTGGCCGCGGTCGCCCGTGCCGATACGGACCTGACTGTTCCCGCTGCCGCCATTCAGGCTTATGTGACCGAGCCGGTCTTGGATGTTGACCCTGTGGCCGCAGCACTGGCCATTGCGGCCCAGATCGCTGCCGATGCACCGTTGCTAGGCACCACAGCCGAAACTGAGCTGACCGAAGTTGTTGCCTCGATCGCGCCGACTGTCGTTCCGATGCCTTCGGTGGCTGACGTTGAAACACCTGAAGCGCCTGCAACGTCTGGCGTCAAAATCATCCCGGCGTCGGTTCCCGGTGTTAGTAAATCCCTGCGCCCCGTTGTGCGGCCGGTGGATCTGAACACCAAGGTTTCAGCCCCTGTTTCGTCGGATACGCCCGCTGCGAAAGAGGTTGATCCGTCAACTCTGGCGCCCGGAACGCGTCTCGTCCAACTGGGTGCATTTGACAGCGCCGAGGTTGCCCGCGAGCAATGGGGTGTCCTGTCCGCCCGGTTCGAGGACTATATGGGCGGAAAGACCCGCGTGATCGAAAAGGCGCAAACCGGGGGCAAAACCTTTTATCGCCTTCGTGTGATGGGCTTCACGGATTTGGCAGATTCGCGTCGCTTCTGCTCGGTGCTGATGGCTGAAAAAGCCGCCTGTATCCCTGTAGTGACCCGATAA
- a CDS encoding HesB/IscA family protein, with product MNLPPKVTERAFARLSEIGASAQGKALRVAVEGGGCSGFQYEISLDDPAEGDMVLTGGGEQVVVDEVSLPFLANAVIDFTEELIGARFVIDNPNATASCGCGTSFSI from the coding sequence CTGAACCTGCCCCCCAAAGTTACCGAACGGGCCTTTGCCCGCCTGTCCGAGATCGGCGCAAGTGCGCAGGGCAAAGCGTTGCGCGTGGCCGTCGAAGGCGGCGGCTGTTCAGGGTTTCAATACGAGATCTCGTTGGATGACCCTGCCGAGGGCGACATGGTACTGACTGGCGGCGGCGAACAAGTGGTGGTCGACGAAGTGTCCCTGCCCTTTTTGGCCAATGCGGTCATCGACTTTACCGAAGAGCTGATCGGCGCACGCTTCGTGATCGACAACCCGAACGCCACGGCCTCCTGCGGGTGTGGCACCTCGTTCTCGATCTAA
- the xth gene encoding exodeoxyribonuclease III codes for MKIASFNINGIKARLPALMDWLDEAQPDVAILQEIKSIDENFPREAFEDKGYNVETHGQKSFNGVALLSKLPLEDVTRGLPGDDEDEQARYIEATVVGDQAVRICGLYLPNGNPVPGPKYDYKLAWMERLRARAEELLAEEMPFLMAGDYNIIPQAEDAARPQDWTEDALYRPESRDAWRKILNLGLTEAFRARNQAPEQYSFWDFQRGSWQRNDGIRIDHFLLSPECADLLEDCQIDKEVRGREKPSDHVPIWVKLAA; via the coding sequence ATGAAAATCGCCAGCTTCAACATCAATGGCATCAAGGCCCGTTTGCCCGCTTTGATGGACTGGCTGGACGAGGCGCAGCCCGACGTGGCGATCTTGCAAGAAATCAAGTCCATTGACGAGAACTTCCCCCGTGAAGCCTTTGAAGACAAAGGATATAATGTGGAAACACACGGGCAGAAAAGCTTTAACGGTGTGGCGCTTCTGTCCAAGCTACCGCTTGAGGATGTAACGCGCGGCCTGCCCGGTGACGATGAAGACGAACAGGCCCGCTATATCGAGGCGACCGTGGTGGGCGATCAGGCCGTGCGGATATGCGGGCTGTACCTGCCCAACGGCAACCCCGTGCCCGGTCCGAAATACGATTACAAACTGGCGTGGATGGAGCGTCTACGCGCCCGTGCCGAGGAACTGCTGGCCGAAGAAATGCCCTTCTTGATGGCAGGTGACTACAACATCATCCCACAAGCCGAAGACGCAGCGCGCCCGCAGGATTGGACGGAAGATGCGCTTTATCGCCCTGAAAGCCGTGATGCATGGCGCAAGATCCTGAACCTTGGCCTGACCGAGGCGTTTCGCGCCCGCAATCAGGCTCCGGAACAATACTCGTTTTGGGACTTCCAGCGCGGGTCTTGGCAACGCAATGACGGCATTCGCATCGACCATTTCCTGCTGTCCCCAGAATGTGCGGACCTGCTGGAAGACTGCCAGATCGACAAGGAAGTGCGCGGACGTGAGAAGCCCTCGGACCATGTCCCGATTTGGGTAAAGCTTGCCGCGTAA
- a CDS encoding glycoside hydrolase family 3 N-terminal domain-containing protein, with translation MSRFGAYILGCEGLVLSRAERDFFERVQPWGFILFARNVDTPDQLRALTSELRGAVGRDAPIFIDQEGGRVARMGAPHWREWLPALDQVKLNPKASVRSLYIRYRLIADELLSVGIDGNCAPLADIATAETHPILHNRLYGEDVVKVAERAASVAQGLLDGGVLPVVKHIPGHGRSTLDSHLELPRVKTKAKELGWTDFMAFEPLAGLPLGMSAHIVFEDIDPDLPATQSPDMIALIRGKIGFGGLLMTDDISMKALSGALSVRSRAALRAGCDIVLHCNGVLEQMEEVADACGDLAGEALSRAQAALSWRKPPLPIDIEALDAEFQSLMTGETVAQAGDERD, from the coding sequence ATGTCCCGCTTTGGTGCATATATCCTTGGATGCGAAGGCCTCGTGCTTTCGCGGGCCGAGCGAGATTTCTTTGAGCGGGTGCAGCCCTGGGGCTTTATCCTCTTTGCCCGAAACGTTGACACGCCCGACCAATTGCGCGCGCTGACCAGCGAACTTCGGGGTGCTGTGGGGCGTGATGCACCCATATTCATTGACCAAGAAGGCGGCCGTGTGGCGCGCATGGGCGCCCCTCATTGGCGTGAATGGTTGCCCGCGCTGGATCAGGTCAAGCTGAACCCCAAGGCGTCGGTGCGCAGCCTGTATATTCGCTATCGCTTGATCGCGGACGAGCTTTTGTCCGTTGGAATTGACGGCAACTGCGCTCCGTTGGCCGACATTGCCACCGCCGAGACTCATCCGATCCTGCACAACCGCCTCTATGGCGAAGATGTTGTCAAAGTCGCCGAACGTGCGGCCAGCGTGGCACAAGGCTTGCTGGATGGTGGCGTCTTGCCAGTGGTTAAACATATTCCCGGGCATGGCCGCTCGACGCTGGATAGCCATTTAGAGCTTCCGCGCGTGAAGACCAAAGCCAAGGAACTCGGTTGGACCGACTTCATGGCGTTCGAGCCGCTGGCCGGGCTGCCCTTGGGCATGTCCGCACATATCGTCTTTGAAGACATCGACCCCGACCTCCCTGCCACCCAAAGCCCGGATATGATCGCGTTGATCCGCGGTAAGATCGGATTTGGCGGGCTTCTGATGACCGACGACATCTCGATGAAGGCATTGTCAGGTGCCTTGTCCGTGCGATCTCGGGCTGCGTTGCGGGCAGGCTGTGACATCGTATTGCACTGCAATGGCGTGCTTGAGCAGATGGAAGAGGTCGCAGACGCCTGCGGAGATCTGGCCGGAGAGGCGCTTTCGCGCGCCCAAGCCGCGCTTTCATGGCGCAAACCGCCCCTTCCCATTGACATTGAAGCCTTGGACGCTGAATTTCAGAGCCTGATGACTGGTGAAACAGTAGCGCAGGCGGGTGATGAGCGAGACTGA